In Carassius gibelio isolate Cgi1373 ecotype wild population from Czech Republic chromosome A10, carGib1.2-hapl.c, whole genome shotgun sequence, the DNA window tataacgttttactttacatttaactttatattttcaattataattCAGTGATGACTAAATGCACTTCATAACTTTAAAAATGATTGATTCAGTGGTTTtctacaaatattattatagaagAATAATTTTAATATCATCCATTAAGCATTTATCAGacataaaattgaaataaatacatatgtattTGAAATCAGCCTACATTTTTGTATAGTTGCAACACTAGCCATTAccacacatttttaaatgacttCACCCTTTCAGCTCATCATCAAGTCCCTATAAACATCTTTTTAAGATAGATCTTCTCCCAGCATTCATCTTCTTATTCCCCATGGTACAGGAGTGATTTCATCCTGGGATACCAGCTGACCTCATCTAATATGATACTTGAGAATTTTCTGCCCTCGACTAACGCAGCTCAATCTGAGCACTGGTCACAAGATGACCATTCAACTCGCAACATAATAGAAAACCTCAAACAAAGATGGCCATTTGTTTCTCCAGCAATTTACAGTGAATTAATTAATTGGTCTTGCACAACCACGTAGTTGccactatttttatatttgccctagttaaaaaaaaaaaaaaaacctaggtcGGGTAAAATGTGAAAAGATGAGACATTAGAGAATGGCCCAGATTATTTGAGTAAATAACATTCTTTAATCAGGTGAATTCAGCGGGGAGAGAATGCGTGCAAAGAGACTTCGCTTCGCTCTCACAATGTAATTTGCAGGGCTCAAGTATCAAAGGCTGGAGGTTAATTTCATTCCTTGCTCTCTTATCTTGGATAGACTGCCTCTGCTCCTAAATCTTCTGCAGTGTCGAATGTGCTCCAGTGCCTCTCACCAAAACATCTGAGAGAATCTGATGCTGTCAAGAGTATCTCTCTGCAAACTCTAGTTATTCTTGTACTGTAGACGTTTTTAgactatttttgtctttttttaaaccatCTGCAACATCTCCTCCCACGAGCCAGAGATCAAGGCTGCAAAGCCTTTGGATCATGTTCTGgctaattaaaacacatttcacgAATCCATGGCTGACAGAGTGAACCTGAATTCACGGCAATTACactgacaaaaacacataatttgaGCATTTATGACAGCAAATGCATTGCACAGGAACTACACTAAAATCTATTCTATATGCATTAACTGTgagggtttttttattttatttttttcaccaaaatGGTCTGTGTGGCaccaaaaatagtttttgttttctttagtgtAATTTAGTGTAAACAAAATAATGTAGAAATTCAAACACAATCTTAGAGTAAAGACAGTGACATGGCCTGGGTGGCAATGAGAGGAAGGAAATAATCCTGAAAATGTGATGACAGCTTCAGATGGGAGCAAACACCTGAATCATCATAAATGCATAGTGCTACTCTAGAAAGTCTTGATGTTTGACACTAATGCAGGGTGAAGCAAAGTACTGTAAAGCTGCACTAGATAACCGCACAGTACAACAGGAGATGACAAGGTCAAAAGCTTCTGACACGTGGGCACACAGAGCTTTATTGCAACTCTTGGTTTGACGAAATTACTTTTTACACTAAAACATACTGGAAACTAGAGTATATTTTATGCTAAGTAATTGAACATAagtgtaaatcaaaataatatatacatatataaaacacaaaataaaaaaggtggTTTAACATATGCCATTTTTCggttaaatattgtaaaatagtttTTGGAAGGGGACAAAACTAAATTACCATAtcattttcagtttaaatctGCAAACTACTAAAAACAAATGACTCAATTTTATGGTGCAAATCAATAAAGAAATGTTCTTAGAAATATAAATTCCCATGTTGGATGCACCACATTAtgactatattttatttaaataattttatatatataatatttcattcatttgtttattattattattattattattattattattattattattattatataatgttataatattatgaattatgtaACAAACATTTTTTACACTGACTTTATATTTATAACCCATATATTtagtcttaatattttatttatttattttactgtaaatttgtcCGTTTCTTCCAAACATATTTTCAGATATACACTTTCTAATGAGACACACCTGTAGTCCTGCGTCTGGCATGCTAAGTCTGCGAACAAATCCACTCCCTCCAGTAAAAAAGCGTTCGGAGCCCCAGGTGCCACTGATAGGTCGGCCCGTGTTGTAGAACATGAAGGTGTCGCTGCCTGAGGTAGCAGTCAGACAGGTCTTGTAGCAATAGGTTTTGGTCATAGAGCCATTACCACGGACCTCAATATAATGAGGCTCAACCTTGAGGTCTCGTCTAAGCACCACGTTGTTATTGGGTTGAGAGccgccaccaccaccaccaccacctccaccaCCTCCACCGCCCCCTCCTGAGCCACCCTCTGCTTGGGCCTTCTGGGACACGCAACAGGGCGAACAGGACCCGGGCTGGGTGCAGTAAGCATGGCAGCGCACGATAGCCAGCACAACCACTGTCACCAAGAACACAAAGGTTGTGGCGCTCAAGGCTACAATGAGGTACAGTGTCACGTTGGAAAACAAGAGAGAGCTGTGAGGGCGGATGATTCGTTTGGGATCAGGTGTGACTTTTAGTGGCACCTCCATGACAGCGACGTTAATCGTCACGGTGGATGACAAAGGTGGTTCCCCATGGTCCCTTACAAGTACCGTTAGACTGAAAGAGGTGGAGTTCTCTTCAAGAACACGCCGTGTTGTACGAATTTCTCCCGTGTGTTCGTGAATTTTAAATAGATCCAGATCGCTGGCCTGATCAAGCAGATAGACGACCCACGCATTCTGTCCTGCATCTGCATCATAGGCCACTACCTTTGTGATCAAACTTCCTGGATCTGCATTTTTCTGCACCGTCTCCGTTAAGCGTGTGCCATTGGCTGGGGGATTCACAATCTCGGGTGCGTGGTCGTTTTGATCCATTATGTAGATATAGACAGTGGCTACACGACTGAGTGGTGGGATACCCCCATCCTGAGCTTTAACCTGGAAGTGAAACTCCCGTAATGACTCGTAGTCAAAGGAGCGAAGGGCATAGGCAACACCTGTGTCCGCTTTAATCGACACATAGGAGGTGACCGGGATCCCATGATTGTTGTCGTTTAGGACTGTGTAGGTGATGCGAGCGTTTTCACTCACATCCGCGTCCTGAGCTTTGACGGTGCAGAGCGAAGCTCCAGGTGCATTGTTCTCAACGACATACACAGTGTAGGAGGTCTGCTCAAACCGTGGCGGGTTGTCGTTAACATCTGCGACATCCACCTGAATGGTCTTCTTAGATGAAAGTGGAGGGTTTCCGGCATCTGTAGCGCTGAGGGTGACATTATAGGCTGCTGTGGTCTCACGGTCAAGAAAGGCAGAAGTTACCAAGGTATAGTAATTTCTAAATGACTTGATTTTGAAAGGAAGACCAGGTTGGATTTCAAGGGTAACCTGTTTGTTAGGGCCAGAGTCCCGGTCAGTCACACTGATCAGAGCCACCACGGTATCTGCACGGGCATCTTCACGCACTGGACTAGACAAAGACGAGAGCACGATCTCTGGAAcgttgtcattgacatccatgACCTCCACCACCACTTTGCAATGGGCTGCTACTGGAGCTGGGCCTTTGTCCATGGCCTGGATGTACATCTCGTATGAATTAGTGTCCTCATAGTCCACATTGCTCTTGACTCTGATTTCTCCAGTGTTGGTGTCCATGCTGAACATCTGCCTGACCCTGTCTGGTGTGTAACTGCTGAAAGAATAAAGCACCTCCCCgtttgttccttcatcttggtCTGTGGCATTCAGTTTGATAACCAAAGTGTCTTTGGGCGAATTTTCAAGCAATTTGACTTTATATACTGAGCTGTCAAAAACTGGGTTGTTGTCATTCGAATCTAAGACCCGAACATTGATTTTTGCGGTACCTGTTCGTGCTGGTGTGCCACCGTCTGTCGCTGTCAGGATTAACTGATGGTAAGGGGCGAGCTCGCGATCCAAGGGCTTTTTGAGAACGAGCTCGATGTGCTTAGTATTCAACGAAGGCTTGTTGGAATCGAGAGCGAAATGCTCGTTTGGGCTGAGCCGGTACAATCGAACCGAATTGGTACCGAAGTCCGGATCAAGCGCGTGTTCGATCGGAAAACGAGAGCCCGGCAAAGCCGACTCTGTGATTTCCAGTTGATACTCGTCTCTGGGGAACTGCGGCGTATTATCATTCACGTCTGTTATCTCCACCTCGACATTATGGTCTTCGTCTGGGTCCTCAAGAAGAACCTCTAGATTCAAAACACACGCGGCGCTTGTATCACACAATGTCTCTCTGTCAATTCTCTCGTTTACCAACAATTTTCCGTTTTTATGGTCCACGTACCTTTTGCCACTGTCAGAGATTACCTTAATCTTTCGGGTGGGGAGCTTTCGAATATCCAAACCCAAATCCTGTGCAATATCACCTACAATTGTTCCACTTTCCGATTCCTCTGGCACGGAATATCGTATTTGTCCGAGAGCAAggccacaaaataataatagcaaaaacGAAAGAGGCACTTTTTTGTCTAGGCAATCACATATCCCTGCAACAGCCATCGCAAGATCATAGTATCCGCAGACGGATTAAAAACAACACTCCGCCTTGTCAGCTTGCAATATCTTGCCTCCCACTTCAGCATTAAAGgttttacatttatgtaaacaaTGGACTAATTGTCAGTTCCATTCTAAAAGCGCACGGATACTTCTCGGATGCGTCCATGTTTCCTTTGTCCGCGTTTATCCTTTTTTCTCCCTCTGCGCGCAGCTGACGGGTGTGTTTCCTTGGCACTGGTGCTGCATATTTCGCCGtgcgcgcactctctctctctctctttctctcccagtTTCAAGCCACCCCTCCCATTTGTACTCAATTTCCTCCTCTACCTCATAGCTCAGTTTGATTGTGTTGGTGCGTCACACCGGGGGAGCTGTTGTCTACTCAAATATGATGCATTCTAATATTCGAAACCTTGTAAGAAAATATAACGGCTTGATGGAATCAGCCAAAAAGCAACAATTATATTTATCAATGGCATCAGATTTCGAGGAGAAAAAAGCTACACGTTAATTATAAAGCAAACATTTGGCATGCATTATCTTTATATGATCATGGCCAGTGCGTTTTAAGATTTGGTTCATCACTTTATGAGAGTCACGAATGAGGAAACACTCAAAATTAAATGCGTTCCAAGTGCTTTTTCCTATAAGATATTGGAtgataaaatgatgaaaaaatgtttaaaacagtaaaaaaaaagtcgTAAAAAGCTGTTAACTGGGTGCCTATTGCCAAAAaactaaattgtatttaaaaacaaatattatacataaaaaagtGCTAAATTTATATTGCCCCAGAATGCGCATTTCTCTTTCTGCCTCTCTCTCCCCGTATGTGGCTTAGACTTCAGACAGACCAGGTCATCGGGGCGTGCGCGCCTAGGGCGCTATCTCTGTGCATCAGTCAAAATGCGCCACAGTGAGGGAGCGTGTCACTCTGGAACCGATTACATAAAATAAGCCAGGGCAGACTGTCAGCGTAAACCCTCCGCATTAGAGCCTCATGTCATcgccatataaaaataaattagaacaaattcttaatttagaTGAGAATTCGTAATTCAAGAATTCGAGAATTCGTAACACAAATAAgctatgtgtatttttatattgttgcTGTTGTCGTTTAACACTAACTATACATTTTGTGCAATATATTTGAAGAATAAAATGGGCCACTCATGTCAAGGTTCATTACAAAAGGAACTCTAACTTGTTTGTATGGGGTCTCTAGAACGCAGAACAGCAGGTGGcaaataaatgtctttctttgTTCTGTGCCAGTAGGTGAAGTAGTAGGTTGTATATAATTTTCTTACAGTTAATGTTTACTCCTTCTACACTGGGCTGAATATGAAGTATAGGTGAAACAATAGTGTTTGTGGATTGTTTtcataatttgattgttttgatcATTTTTGCAAACCACTGTAAGTGATACCAGATGTTTTACAAGACAACCCACTCTTTAAGCAAGTGGGTCAGATACCCTAATGTTTACTTATTTGACTTTCAGGCATCTACAATGCAGATTTTGTTTCTGAACCCATTCCCGTTTGCTGTCTCTCCTGAACTTACACACAatgcacatttgttttttaaactgaATTACCAATAgattatcaaaatataataatttattttatcttgTTTAAATGCTTAATATAAAACTGGAATAATATATGTTTAACTTATATAAGTCTTTTAACAATGGAAGGCTTGACAGGCTTGGACGAAATTCAGGAAATTTAAAGGCACAACCAGACCTATCATTCTGCACATGGATGTCTTTCCTTCTTTCTCTGTCATTGAGCAATAGCAAGACTGTCTTGACATTTACAGAAGTGAGATGTAGCTTTGGGGAACTGAGTGTTGAgctgtgagaaagaaagaaaaaaaaaacactgagtaTAATACTGCCAACAGACATCCccaaattgaaatataacaatCCAAATTTCTAATTCACATATTTCTACCCAATTTAGAGtttattttgtctgtttgtgatgatcagactACAATTGCACTAGGGAGACAGACTAAGATGTAAATGGCTCTCCTTAGAAAATAGCAGATGAAcacaatcaaaaaaaataaaatactaaaacgaAATATACAGCTAAACCTTTTCCCTACATCCTTAAATGACAACATTTAGCTAATCAGACTGTTTAAAGATATTAGTATCTTAAGGTTTGACTTGTGCACTTTGACCTTTGGCATGGGAGAAACCCATTACAAGTGGTACTCATCCTCCACTGAACCTATTTCTTACATAAGTGTACCAGATTTTAAAAGAGATGCACCCATCTGAGAGACACCACACAGGCAGCCTGCACCAACAGTGCCCTCAGCAAGGGCATCCAGAGACAAACCACACACCACAGAGAGCACTAAAAATCTCCCTTCCTCTGTCATTCATATTCTCTTTATATTTCGCACACCCTTTATATGCATGtcttttcttctcattctttctctctgttctgtcagtTGTGGCCTATATTTGGTGCTGGTGATGTAGGTCATGATAACCAAAAGTTAAAAttagagttatttatttatttgcactacTGAATGATGGATATTTTCAGTATGTTGGTCTAATGTTCCAAGTATCTACAATATATAGATAATAGAGaatgcagaaatatatatatatataaaaataatttgtcttaatttgtcttttttacttgtttctcacacacacacacacacacacacacacacacatgcacatgcacatgcacacaaacacacacacaaacacacacacacacacacacacacacacagcaaacagaTCTGTTCCTttattaattatacatatattttttttcagagaacATACAATACTGATCAAATTGTTAAGGTCGGAAAGATTTGTTTATGCTTTTTAGTaaatgtcttatgctcaccaaggctgcatttatttgatacagtaaaaactgtaacattgtgattgtgtgattaattaaaatttaaaataactgtcttcTGTTTTGatctattttataatgtaatttattcctgagatggcaaagctgaattttcagcagtcattaaatcagtcttctgtgtcacatgatccttcagaaatcattataatatgttgatttgctgttcaataaacatttcttattattatcaatgatgaaagcAGTTGTGCTCTTTACTGCACTGGCTGAATTTTACATAAGTACAAACAAGCTGAAAATGAAACAATCTCCCAGTATagatacgtatatatatatatatatatatatatatatatatatatatatatatatatatatatatatatatatatatatatatatatatatagtaaagtaAAAGGTAAAAGGTAAAAGGTAAATGTacaagtgttcctgtggctcagtggtagagcactgcattaGCATTATGttagattcccagggaacacatgtatatatatgaatgaaaaccatgtaaaaaaaaaataataataataaaaaataaaaaacatttgcataatcTGTTTAGGACTCTACTCATAAGAAGAAGTGAACATGACTGAAAACCTTCTATCCTGCCATCTGTTTGCTTAAATCAGTATAGCAAAAGACACTTGTAGTTCCTAGATAGTGGTTCCAGCTATTATTACACACAGTGCTAGAAAGTGTATGTGAGGAGACAAAATGTAATAGGACTGTATGTCTGATTTCAAAGAAATCAGAGACAAAGCATCATGGGATGTGCATCAAGGCACGTTGTGTGTAAcacaaagtgacagtaaaaagagagaaagagagtatcTGAAATGATTGTGAGCAGAGTATGGTTGAGAAGGATGGTGTAAGACCCCTACTGGCTGAGGTATGAATTAACACTTCATAGTTGGGATCTCACACGTCTCTGAAAGCCATCACCAGCACTGTGGACAATAGAGGGCACTAGCATATAGACCCTCTCTCCGCAATCAGTTCAGCTTAACTCATTCTGCCACCTGCAGCCCTCTGCAGAGATGACCGACCCTTACTCTCACTGATACACTGCAGGGAACCATCAAATGTCCTTTCTATTGCGAGACCCAGCAACCAAGAGAGGCAACTGTGCAGAATGGATATGCAAACCAGCATGCATTTGCAAAACAGCAAATAAAGGATGATATATACCAATAATATATGCTACAGCAGAATCAAGTTGGGTCTAAAATGCTTTGCTGAATGCATTAGCATTGCATTTGTACAATAAGGACAGGCTAATGGATCACTATAAAGctagaaaacattttttgaatgctctgttatttttagttaaaaaGATTCTGCAGAATCCTTGTTGGTAACCTTGTTAACAAGAGATGCACATCCTCTCAAATTTGAGCTTTAGGGAATTTAGAGAACTTGCGGAGACAAATGGGGAATTTGTGAAACATTTGTCACTCATGTCAATCTGTTTGATCTGCTCTGAACctccatttcataaaaaaataataaaaaataaattaaaaaaatgatccATCCGAAGGGACAGAAATCCCAGAGTGACCCTAACGAAAGGTTCAGGTCATTCTGTCTGATAGAAACAGAAGCCATCTGACACCCAGTTCATGCCTTGCAGTGAGCAGACAACAGGCTTAGCCGTTTACAGTCAGCTCACAATAAATAACACTAAAGTAATCATAGTGTCTGTATTTACCCACAATCTGTACTATGACTCATTGCCTGTCACAATGCTGAAGCAGACTCAAATCCATGATTCTGCAAAACATTCTAATGAATAACATACACAAGCACACAAATACTCTTCCACTGTGCTGTGTTAACCTCTTAGCATTAGATTCTGCATATAGACTTGAAGtttccccataaaccacatattcACATCTGGCTGAAACAATAATGCCACACCAGAAACATTATCCTTGATGAATAATACATGTGATATGCAGAATACAATGAAGATGACATTCATGCACACAGATTGAGAAATAAGAGGTGATATTGTTAAATCTTGATTTGCATGTAGATTTATACCTATAATAGAACAAAAGCATATTTTTACTAAGAATTTACAAACTATATAAtaaccaaaaaataaagaaataatgctAATGGCACAAACTATTAACACATATGATGCATGTCtacactgttgttgtttttatttttatttttatttatttatatatatatatatataatttcatctGAATATCAACATTTATGAGTTTTGAGGTTTTGTGTCTTATTACATTAGtgatatatgaaattatattatacTGAATATTAAACATTGACTATTTGTTATTGAGTGATTTATAGACACAAGatgggcgttttttttttttttttttttttttttttttttatacatccatataataacaatgatttaaacaacaaataaaaacataaacacattaaCATGAAATGGGTAGCACAGTGCAGGAAAGCTAGAATCAGTTTCTTTACACAGCATTAAATTTTCTCATAGAGTCAGTAGCATGCCGTTAATACACTAAGAAACTTTGAAATAATGCAGGTGGGACTGCAGCACTCCAGCAGTCTGGAGACCCACAGACTTCTAGTCCATCTATCTCCCTCAACCAGCCAGGCAAAGCAGAACCCATTTGCACATCAATTTACACAGGCCCTGGTGCTCAACCTCTGTCAaggactgggggggggggggggagactcAAAAGGCTTGACTAACTATGAGACGAAGCTACTAGGATCATTGAGTATAAGTCTGAGACAATATCAAGACTCACAttaaacatacatatttacatttatccaTTTAGCGGACACTTTAATCCATACATTGGCAGCATCACTGAACATGCAGATAAAAaagtgtctgaagtttaaaactaGAGCATTTGATAACATACAAAACTAGTTATTCAAAAACGTTTAAACAAACCCCCAACTCAAATCTGTATTCTAAGCAGTAGTTTAGTGAAACTTAATAAACATCATTTAAATTGTCTTTGAAGACTGGGGAGTAGCTGTTGCAACCTGCTTCACTCTGTAATTGcagtttaatgtaattaaatagttataattaaaactgatttatttgatttattattaatcaaaaagatTAAAGACGGAGTACAAAATGACAGTAGTATTATTAAGCTCTTGATGTGCTTGTTTAACAGTGAGGTGGCGCTGTCCAGCACTGCGGGTTCTGAAACTGCACTAAGCTTGAGGGGTCAGAGTTGTGGtagaaataataagaagaaaaagagaaaaaaaaaacaccaatcacAATAAATGTGATTGAAAGAATGCTAATAAAGAAACCAAAGATGAATGctttgtaacaataaaaaaaagtttcactgaaatcatttattttgtgtaaacaaATTTTTAATGTAAACAGGTTTTGCGCTGCAAGTTTCAACACGTGCATGAAACACATCTTCAGCATAATATCAGGCTATAAATGCTAATGATGTTTTGCTTCACTTCTATATTTTCTAACTAAATATTTGCTAAAAATTCCACTActcaaaaaatgtataataatagtaAAGAAAAGCATGCATATAGTGGATATGTGAATAGTCCATGTAAGTGATATTTTAGTGACTTTATAAACTAAGGTCTTAAATCATGCTCACCTTGAGATTGGGTTTGCGAAaaagtatctttaaaaaaaaaaaagttcagcgTCTGCAGGCAGAAATGGCGAAGAAAAACTAGCATGTCACTCTTTATTGTGTCCATTCTCAGACACTGTAATAAGAAGTGGGTGAGTTTTTAAGTCATTGCCAGTCATTCGTCTCTTAGTCCTTATTTCTCCAGTGCAGTTTCCAATGCGGAAGAGATTCATTCTTTTGGGTTCAGTTAGATGATAAGACAGAAGAGCATTATATCCACAGTCAGCATCAACAGCTCTGATCTTGGCTACAAAGTATCCCGCTTCAGCAGAGTAGGGAATGCTCTCACTATTAACTGATCCAGATTCAGAATAAGGCGGTAAAATAACCGGACTGTTGTAATTCTCATCCAGAATAAACACATTTACAGTCGCATAACTGCTCAGACGAGGATGTTGCCGTAActtgaaatttaaatattttcctttcTTCGTGACTGAATGATGGAATGAATATTTCTTCACTCAAAGAGTTTATATTGATCAGTGTTGTTATAGGAACACTGGAGCTGGAACTGTCTGACAGTGAATATAAAAGTTCTGCGCTCTCAGTGTCTGAATCATCTCCTGACACTTTTATCACCAGACATCCAGCTTGTATATTTTCTCTATCTTTATCATACACGGTGAATAAAGCAACAGCAGTTCTTGACTTAGTGTCTTCTTTCACACTTTCCAAAAGTGGAGTCAAAGTTATCTCTGGTGCATTATGATTTTCATCCATAACTTCTATTAGCACTATTCAATAGCAGCATTCTCCTCGAAgtcaaaatgtcattttacaaCAATATCTCCAGTGTCGGGGATAAAGTTTTGCTTCTATCCATGATCCAAGAATGAGTACACAATTTCACTGTTCATGCCTTCATCCAAATCAGAAGCAGACACAA includes these proteins:
- the LOC128021270 gene encoding protocadherin alpha-C2-like, whose translation is MAVAGICDCLDKKVPLSFLLLLFCGLALGQIRYSVPEESESGTIVGDIAQDLGLDIRKLPTRKIKVISDSGKRYVDHKNGKLLVNERIDRETLCDTSAACVLNLEVLLEDPDEDHNVEVEITDVNDNTPQFPRDEYQLEITESALPGSRFPIEHALDPDFGTNSVRLYRLSPNEHFALDSNKPSLNTKHIELVLKKPLDRELAPYHQLILTATDGGTPARTGTAKINVRVLDSNDNNPVFDSSVYKVKLLENSPKDTLVIKLNATDQDEGTNGEVLYSFSSYTPDRVRQMFSMDTNTGEIRVKSNVDYEDTNSYEMYIQAMDKGPAPVAAHCKVVVEVMDVNDNVPEIVLSSLSSPVREDARADTVVALISVTDRDSGPNKQVTLEIQPGLPFKIKSFRNYYTLVTSAFLDRETTAAYNVTLSATDAGNPPLSSKKTIQVDVADVNDNPPRFEQTSYTVYVVENNAPGASLCTVKAQDADVSENARITYTVLNDNNHGIPVTSYVSIKADTGVAYALRSFDYESLREFHFQVKAQDGGIPPLSRVATVYIYIMDQNDHAPEIVNPPANGTRLTETVQKNADPGSLITKVVAYDADAGQNAWVVYLLDQASDLDLFKIHEHTGEIRTTRRVLEENSTSFSLTVLVRDHGEPPLSSTVTINVAVMEVPLKVTPDPKRIIRPHSSLLFSNVTLYLIVALSATTFVFLVTVVVLAIVRCHAYCTQPGSCSPCCVSQKAQAEGGSGGGGGGGGGGGGGGGGSQPNNNVVLRRDLKVEPHYIEVRGNGSMTKTYCYKTCLTATSGSDTFMFYNTGRPISGTWGSERFFTGGSGFVRRLSMPDAGLQPKGPNADWRYSASLRAGVQSSVHMEEASAVMQGAQGMLVQNWPTVSSAADGEGEGQMSPPVGAGINSNSWSFRYGAGPGYGPPQVLKPGEIPPEAFIIPGSPAFISIRQDPGAVDEKGEFITFGKKEESKKKKKKKKEKKDKKDKGKDDCEE